One window from the genome of Enterobacteriaceae bacterium Kacie_13 encodes:
- the galS gene encoding HTH-type transcriptional regulator GalS, with product MVTIRDVARLAGVSVATVSRVLNNPSIASKDAREQVLRAVETLGYRPNANAQALATQSSDTIGVVVMDVSDPFFGALVKAVDTVAQLHQKYVLIGNSYHVAEKERHAIEVLIRQRCNALIVHSKALGDDELARFMDQVSGMVLINRVIPGYEHRCVWLNNVSGAEMATRLLLSQGHQRIGYIGSSHAIEDDVQRYQGYVQAMTQPMTRSHQTYDAPPSIWRAQGSPDLQGGEAAMVELLGRNLHLSAVFTYNDSMAAGAMAVLKENGINVPNDFSLVGFDDIPIARYTSPKMTTVRYPIVSMATLATELALKGAAEQLSEGVSHCFMPTLVRRHSVAPWQNVAPVTY from the coding sequence ATGGTCACCATTCGTGATGTCGCACGGCTTGCAGGGGTCTCAGTCGCTACGGTTTCCCGGGTTCTGAACAATCCTTCTATCGCCAGTAAAGACGCGCGTGAGCAAGTGTTACGCGCGGTCGAAACCTTAGGTTACCGGCCGAATGCCAATGCGCAGGCGCTAGCGACGCAAAGCAGCGACACCATCGGCGTGGTGGTGATGGATGTCTCCGATCCTTTTTTTGGTGCACTGGTGAAAGCGGTGGATACCGTCGCTCAGCTGCATCAGAAATATGTTTTGATAGGCAATAGCTATCATGTTGCTGAAAAAGAAAGGCACGCCATTGAAGTATTGATTCGTCAGCGCTGTAACGCACTCATCGTGCATTCCAAAGCGCTGGGCGATGACGAGCTCGCGCGATTTATGGATCAGGTTTCCGGCATGGTGCTGATTAACCGCGTCATTCCCGGCTACGAGCACCGCTGTGTCTGGCTGAACAACGTCAGCGGCGCAGAAATGGCCACCCGATTACTGCTGTCGCAGGGGCACCAGCGCATTGGTTATATCGGTTCGAGCCATGCGATAGAGGATGATGTGCAGCGCTATCAGGGCTATGTGCAGGCGATGACGCAGCCAATGACGCGGTCACATCAGACGTATGACGCGCCTCCGTCCATCTGGCGCGCACAGGGTTCGCCGGATTTGCAGGGCGGTGAGGCGGCGATGGTAGAACTGCTGGGGCGCAATCTTCACCTCAGCGCGGTGTTTACCTACAACGATTCGATGGCTGCCGGTGCAATGGCGGTGTTGAAAGAGAACGGAATTAACGTCCCGAATGACTTTTCACTAGTAGGCTTTGATGACATACCGATCGCCCGTTACACCAGTCCGAAAATGACTACGGTGCGCTATCCAATCGTTTCAATGGCGACGCTGGCGACCGAACTGGCGTTAAAAGGCGCAGCAGAACAGTTATCTGAAGGTGTTTCGCACTGTTTTATGCCAACGCTGGTCAGACGGCATTCCGTTGCGCCGTGGCAAAATGTGGCACCCGTCACTTATTGA
- the mglB gene encoding galactose/glucose ABC transporter substrate-binding protein MglB translates to MNKKVFTLATLAASMMFGFAAHAADTKIGVTIYKYDDNFMSEVRKAIEKDAKATPDVQLLMNDSQNSQSTQNDQVDVMLAKGVKALAINLVDPAAAPVIIEKARGAGIPVVFYNKEPSRKDLDSYDKAYYVGTDSKESGIIQGELIAKHWKATPAWDLNKDGVIQYVLIKGEPGHPDAEARTKYVISTLNGKEGLKTDQLQLDTAMWDTAQAKDKMDAWLSGPNANKIEVVIANNDAMAMGAVEALKSHNKSSIPVFGVDALSEALALVKSGAMAGTVLNDANNQAKATFDLARNLAAGKPAAEGTNWKLENKVVRIPYVAVDKDNLSSFVK, encoded by the coding sequence ATGAATAAGAAGGTCTTCACCCTGGCGACTCTGGCTGCAAGCATGATGTTTGGTTTTGCTGCGCACGCTGCTGATACTAAAATCGGCGTTACTATTTACAAATATGACGATAACTTCATGTCCGAAGTGCGCAAAGCCATCGAAAAAGATGCAAAAGCGACGCCGGACGTACAGCTGCTGATGAATGACTCGCAAAACAGTCAGTCCACCCAGAACGATCAGGTAGACGTCATGCTGGCGAAGGGTGTGAAAGCGCTGGCCATCAACCTGGTTGACCCGGCTGCTGCACCGGTCATCATTGAGAAAGCCCGCGGTGCTGGCATTCCTGTTGTTTTCTATAACAAAGAACCTTCCCGTAAAGATCTGGACAGCTACGACAAAGCCTATTACGTCGGTACTGACTCTAAAGAGTCCGGCATTATCCAGGGTGAGCTGATTGCTAAACACTGGAAAGCGACACCGGCCTGGGACCTGAACAAAGACGGCGTGATCCAATACGTGCTTATCAAAGGCGAACCGGGCCACCCGGATGCTGAAGCGCGTACCAAATACGTCATCAGCACTCTGAACGGCAAAGAAGGCCTGAAAACTGATCAGCTGCAACTTGATACCGCTATGTGGGATACCGCACAGGCGAAAGACAAGATGGATGCCTGGTTGTCTGGCCCGAACGCTAACAAAATCGAAGTGGTTATTGCCAACAACGACGCGATGGCAATGGGTGCAGTCGAAGCGCTGAAATCTCATAACAAATCCAGCATTCCTGTGTTCGGTGTGGATGCCCTGTCAGAAGCGCTGGCGCTGGTGAAATCTGGCGCAATGGCCGGTACCGTGCTTAACGATGCCAACAATCAGGCGAAAGCGACCTTTGATTTGGCAAGAAATCTGGCGGCCGGTAAACCAGCGGCTGAAGGCACCAACTGGAAACTGGAAAATAAAGTCGTTCGTATTCCTTACGTCGCGGTTGATAAAGACAATCTGTCCTCCTTCGTGAAATAA
- the mglA gene encoding galactose/methyl galactoside ABC transporter ATP-binding protein MglA: MADNSLSDTTQKPDEFLLEMSGINKSFPGVRALDNVNLKVRPSSIHALMGENGAGKSTLLKCLFGIYSKDSGTILFQGQEVNFKSSKEALEKGVSMVHQELNLVLQRTVMDNMWLGRYPTKGIFVDQDKMYKDTKAIFDELDIDIDPRDKVGKLSVSQMQMIEIAKAFSYNAKIVIMDEPTSSLTEKEVNHLFTIIRKLKDRGCGIVYISHKMEEIFQLCDEITILRDGQWIITQPLEGLDMDKIISMMVGRSLSQRFPDRLNVPGEVILEVRNLTSLRQPSIRDISFDLHKGEILGIAGLVGAKRTDIVETLFGIREKVAGTIKLHGKKINNHSANEAINHGFALVTEERRSTGIYAYLDIGFNSLISNIRQYKNKVGLLDTARMKSDTQWVIDSMRVKTPGHKTSIGSLSGGNQQKVIIGRWLLTKPEILMLDEPTRGIDVGAKFEIYQLITELAKREKGIIIISSEMPELLGITDRILVMSNGQVAGIVDTKSTSQNEILRLASLHL; this comes from the coding sequence ATGGCCGATAATTCGTTATCTGACACAACACAAAAGCCGGACGAATTCCTGCTGGAAATGAGTGGTATCAATAAGTCATTTCCTGGAGTCAGGGCGTTGGATAATGTGAATTTAAAAGTACGCCCAAGCTCTATTCATGCCCTGATGGGTGAGAATGGTGCCGGTAAATCCACATTATTAAAATGTCTTTTCGGGATATACAGTAAAGACTCCGGTACGATTCTTTTTCAGGGACAGGAAGTAAATTTTAAAAGTTCGAAAGAAGCGCTCGAAAAGGGCGTGTCGATGGTGCATCAGGAATTAAACCTGGTGTTGCAACGTACCGTCATGGACAACATGTGGCTGGGACGTTACCCGACGAAAGGCATTTTTGTCGATCAGGACAAAATGTACAAAGACACTAAAGCGATTTTTGACGAACTGGACATTGATATCGACCCGCGTGATAAGGTCGGTAAGTTGTCGGTTTCGCAGATGCAGATGATCGAAATCGCCAAGGCATTTTCCTACAATGCAAAAATCGTCATCATGGACGAACCTACTTCCTCGCTGACGGAAAAAGAGGTGAACCACCTGTTCACTATCATCCGTAAGCTGAAAGACCGTGGCTGCGGAATCGTGTATATCTCTCATAAGATGGAAGAAATTTTCCAGCTTTGTGATGAAATCACGATTCTTCGCGACGGCCAGTGGATTATCACGCAGCCGCTGGAAGGCCTCGACATGGATAAAATTATCTCCATGATGGTCGGCCGTTCCCTGAGCCAGCGATTCCCGGATCGTCTGAATGTGCCGGGTGAAGTGATCCTCGAAGTACGTAATCTGACCTCGCTGCGTCAGCCTTCGATCCGTGATATTTCTTTTGATTTACACAAAGGTGAAATTCTTGGGATCGCCGGTCTGGTGGGCGCGAAACGTACTGATATTGTCGAAACGCTGTTTGGTATTCGCGAGAAAGTCGCCGGTACCATTAAACTGCACGGCAAAAAAATTAATAACCACAGTGCTAACGAAGCGATTAATCACGGGTTTGCGCTGGTGACGGAAGAACGACGTTCAACCGGTATTTATGCGTATCTGGATATTGGTTTCAACTCGCTGATTTCAAATATTCGTCAATATAAAAATAAAGTCGGCCTGCTCGATACGGCCAGAATGAAAAGCGACACCCAATGGGTGATCGATTCCATGCGGGTAAAAACGCCGGGGCATAAAACCAGTATTGGTTCCTTGTCGGGCGGTAATCAGCAGAAAGTCATTATCGGGCGCTGGTTATTAACCAAACCGGAAATATTGATGCTGGACGAACCGACGCGCGGGATCGACGTTGGGGCGAAATTTGAAATTTACCAGTTAATCACCGAGTTGGCGAAAAGAGAAAAGGGGATCATTATTATCTCCTCTGAAATGCCAGAGTTGCTGGGTATTACTGACAGAATATTGGTTATGAGTAATGGACAGGTTGCGGGTATTGTTGACACCAAAAGTACATCGCAGAACGAAATTTTACGCCTGGCTTCCTTGCATCTCTAA
- the mglC gene encoding galactose/methyl galactoside ABC transporter permease MglC — translation MKALNKKSLLTYLKEGGIYVVLLVLLAIIIIQDPSFLSLVNLSNILTQSSVRVIIALGVAGLIVTQGTDLSAGRQVGLAAVVAATMLQAMDNVNKVFPNLEVVPIPLVILTVCIVGALIGLLNGIIIAYLNVTPFITTLGTMIIVYGINSLYYDYVGSSPVAGFDPGFSQFAQGFIHLGGLKLSYITFYAVIAIAFVWVLWNKTRFGKNIFAIGGNPEAAKVSGVNVPLNLIMIYALSGVFYAFGGLLEAGRIGSATNNLGFMYELDAIAACVVGGVSFAGGVGSVAGVVTGVLIFTVINYGLTYIGVNPYWQYIIKGSIIIFAVALDSLKYAKKK, via the coding sequence ATGAAAGCATTAAATAAGAAAAGTTTGCTCACTTATTTAAAAGAGGGCGGGATTTATGTGGTGTTGCTGGTATTACTGGCAATTATTATTATCCAGGATCCCAGCTTCCTCAGTCTGGTTAACTTAAGTAACATTCTGACTCAATCCTCAGTGCGCGTTATTATTGCACTGGGCGTCGCGGGTCTGATTGTCACGCAGGGGACTGACCTGTCAGCCGGACGTCAGGTTGGTCTGGCCGCGGTTGTCGCGGCTACCATGCTGCAGGCGATGGACAACGTGAACAAGGTGTTCCCGAATCTGGAAGTTGTGCCGATCCCGCTGGTTATTCTGACCGTGTGTATCGTTGGCGCACTGATTGGTTTACTCAACGGTATTATTATTGCCTATCTGAACGTCACCCCTTTTATTACCACGCTGGGTACGATGATTATCGTTTACGGGATTAACTCCCTGTATTACGACTATGTGGGTTCATCGCCGGTCGCCGGTTTTGATCCGGGCTTCTCGCAGTTTGCACAGGGCTTTATCCACCTGGGCGGCCTGAAGCTTTCCTACATCACCTTCTACGCCGTTATTGCTATCGCCTTCGTCTGGGTGCTGTGGAATAAAACCCGCTTCGGTAAAAACATCTTCGCCATCGGCGGCAACCCGGAAGCAGCAAAAGTGTCAGGCGTTAACGTGCCGTTAAACCTGATCATGATTTATGCGTTGTCCGGTGTGTTCTACGCGTTCGGTGGTTTGCTGGAAGCAGGGCGTATAGGCAGTGCGACCAACAACCTCGGCTTTATGTACGAGTTAGATGCTATCGCGGCCTGTGTGGTCGGCGGCGTGTCCTTCGCCGGCGGTGTGGGCTCTGTGGCAGGCGTGGTGACCGGTGTGCTTATCTTTACCGTCATCAACTACGGCCTGACCTACATCGGTGTTAACCCGTACTGGCAGTACATTATCAAGGGGAGCATCATCATCTTCGCGGTGGCGCTGGACTCTTTGAAATACGCTAAGAAGAAATAA
- the sanA gene encoding outer membrane permeability protein SanA: MIKRIIAGVTGIVILMLAVAIGLDQWISLRTQPYIYDEVQSLPHRQVGVVLGTSKYYRTGVINQYYLYRIQGAINAYNSGKVKYLLLSGDNAQQSYNEPSTMRRDLIAAGIPASDIVLDYAGFRTLDSIVRTRKVFDTNDFIIITQRFHCERALFIALHMGIQAQCFAVPSPKNMLSVRSREIFARLGALTDLYLLKREPRFLGPLIPIPAIHNVPDDAQGYPAVTPEQVLALQQQLEAEKKAAEAKAAADKAAAEKAAADKAAADEAARVKAEQEASDAAQDETKDVEPTAKPQPVKPVGKNPFQQ; encoded by the coding sequence ATGATTAAGCGAATTATAGCTGGCGTTACCGGCATCGTTATTCTGATGCTGGCAGTCGCTATTGGGCTTGATCAGTGGATCAGTTTGCGCACGCAGCCATACATCTACGACGAAGTGCAATCGCTGCCACACCGTCAGGTCGGCGTGGTGCTGGGCACCTCAAAATATTACCGCACCGGCGTCATCAATCAGTATTACCTCTACAGGATCCAGGGCGCGATCAACGCCTACAATAGCGGCAAAGTGAAATATCTGCTGTTAAGCGGCGACAACGCGCAGCAAAGTTACAATGAACCCAGCACCATGCGACGCGATCTTATCGCAGCCGGTATTCCTGCCAGCGACATCGTGCTCGACTACGCCGGTTTCCGCACCCTCGATTCGATCGTGCGCACCCGTAAAGTTTTCGACACTAACGATTTCATCATTATCACCCAGCGTTTCCACTGCGAGCGCGCGCTGTTTATTGCGTTGCATATGGGTATTCAGGCGCAGTGTTTCGCCGTGCCATCGCCAAAGAACATGCTCAGCGTTCGCAGCCGTGAAATCTTCGCTCGCCTCGGTGCGCTGACGGATCTCTATTTGCTCAAACGCGAGCCGCGCTTCCTGGGTCCGCTGATCCCTATCCCGGCCATCCACAACGTTCCCGATGATGCTCAGGGCTACCCTGCTGTCACTCCGGAGCAGGTGCTGGCGTTACAACAACAACTTGAAGCCGAAAAGAAAGCCGCAGAAGCCAAAGCGGCGGCTGATAAAGCCGCAGCAGAAAAGGCCGCTGCCGATAAAGCCGCAGCTGACGAAGCCGCCAGAGTGAAGGCAGAACAGGAAGCCAGTGACGCAGCGCAGGATGAAACAAAAGATGTTGAACCGACGGCAAAACCTCAGCCAGTGAAGCCGGTGGGCAAAAATCCGTTCCAGCAGTGA
- the maeA gene encoding oxaloacetate-decarboxylating malate dehydrogenase — translation MELEYESKRPLYIPHAGPILLEFPLLNKGSAFTEEERSNFNLHGLLPEAVETIEEQADRAYRQFQNFKTDIDKHIYLRNIQDTNETLFYRLLDSHLSEMMPVIYTPTVGEACEHFSDIYRRARGLFISYPNRAHIDDMLQNATKQHVKVVVVTDGERILGLGDQGIGGMGIPIGKLSLYTACGGISPAYTLPVVLDAGTNNPQLLNDPLYMGWRHPRITGEEYDAFVDQFIQAVKIRWPNVLLQFEDFAQKNAMPILTRYRDELCCFNDDIQGTASVALGSLIAASKAAGGKLSDQTVAFLGAGSAGCGIAEQIVAQMKSEGLSEEEARGRVFMVDRFGLLTDKLPNLLDFQSKLTQKSSALAHWDLANDSISLLDVVRHAKPTVLIGVSGQPGLFTEEIIREMHKHCARPVVMPLSNPTSRVEATPADILNWTDGAALVATGSPFSPVSLKGKLYPIAQCNNSFIFPGIGLGVIASGATRVTDGMLMAASRTLAECSPLATEGTGSLLPDVDDIQGVSKCIAMEVAKAAQLQGVAMVTSEDTLSKAIEHNFWAPQYRTYKRTSF, via the coding sequence ATGGAACTTGAATACGAAAGCAAACGTCCGCTGTATATCCCGCATGCCGGCCCTATCCTGTTAGAATTCCCTTTACTCAATAAAGGCAGCGCGTTCACCGAAGAAGAGCGCAGTAACTTCAACCTTCATGGCCTGCTGCCTGAGGCCGTTGAAACGATTGAAGAACAGGCCGATCGCGCCTATCGCCAGTTCCAAAATTTCAAAACCGACATCGATAAGCACATCTATCTGCGCAATATTCAGGACACCAACGAGACGCTGTTTTACCGTCTGCTGGACAGTCATCTGAGTGAAATGATGCCGGTGATTTACACCCCGACCGTCGGCGAGGCCTGCGAGCATTTCTCTGATATTTACCGCCGCGCCCGTGGCCTGTTTATCTCCTACCCGAACCGCGCGCACATCGACGATATGTTGCAGAACGCCACAAAACAGCATGTGAAAGTAGTCGTGGTGACTGACGGAGAGCGTATTTTAGGCCTTGGCGATCAGGGCATTGGTGGCATGGGTATTCCTATTGGTAAGCTTTCGCTGTACACCGCTTGTGGCGGCATCAGCCCGGCGTATACCCTTCCGGTGGTGCTCGATGCCGGGACCAACAACCCGCAACTGCTTAATGACCCGCTCTACATGGGCTGGCGTCATCCGCGTATTACCGGCGAAGAGTACGACGCATTCGTCGATCAGTTCATTCAGGCGGTGAAAATTCGCTGGCCAAACGTGCTGTTACAGTTCGAAGATTTCGCACAAAAAAATGCAATGCCGATCCTCACCCGCTATCGCGATGAGCTGTGCTGCTTCAACGACGATATTCAGGGCACGGCGTCCGTGGCGCTGGGCAGTCTGATTGCCGCCAGTAAAGCCGCAGGGGGCAAGCTGAGCGATCAGACTGTCGCCTTCCTCGGTGCCGGTTCCGCCGGTTGCGGTATCGCCGAGCAAATCGTCGCGCAAATGAAATCCGAAGGTCTGAGTGAAGAAGAAGCTCGCGGACGCGTCTTTATGGTCGATCGCTTCGGTCTGCTGACCGACAAACTGCCAAACCTGCTGGATTTCCAAAGCAAGCTGACTCAAAAAAGCAGCGCGCTGGCTCACTGGGATCTGGCAAACGACAGCATTTCTCTGCTGGATGTGGTCCGTCACGCTAAGCCAACCGTGCTGATCGGCGTATCCGGCCAGCCGGGTCTGTTCACCGAAGAGATCATCCGCGAGATGCACAAGCACTGTGCGCGACCGGTAGTCATGCCACTGAGCAACCCGACTTCACGTGTTGAAGCTACGCCTGCGGATATCCTGAACTGGACCGACGGCGCCGCGCTGGTCGCCACCGGCAGCCCGTTCTCGCCGGTCAGTCTCAAAGGCAAGCTGTACCCTATCGCGCAGTGTAATAACTCTTTCATCTTCCCGGGGATTGGCCTCGGCGTGATTGCCTCCGGTGCCACACGCGTCACCGACGGAATGCTGATGGCCGCCAGCCGCACGCTGGCAGAATGTTCGCCGCTGGCAACCGAAGGCACAGGTTCATTGCTGCCGGACGTCGATGATATACAAGGGGTGTCAAAATGCATCGCGATGGAAGTCGCCAAGGCTGCGCAGCTGCAGGGTGTGGCGATGGTAACGTCGGAAGATACTTTGTCGAAAGCTATCGAACACAACTTCTGGGCACCGCAATACCGGACGTATAAACGCACGTCATTCTGA